In Candidatus Aramenus sp. CH1, the following proteins share a genomic window:
- a CDS encoding peroxiredoxin: MVKVYQKFPDVQVITTKGPIDFYKDIFGKGRWLFLFAHPADFTPVCTTEFVGFNKVYDEFDRMGVQLMGLSVDSIYSHIAWLNDIEQRYGERIKFPVIADPDKKLARLLDLVDESSGVTVRGVFIVDPTGTIRFLAQYPIEAGRKIEEMVRITKAVMVAYKAKVATPADWEPGKEVVIGAPTTLDEAQFRIKMPNAKAWYLVFKKYEELPQDQRV; encoded by the coding sequence ATGGTGAAGGTATACCAGAAGTTCCCAGATGTGCAAGTCATCACAACTAAGGGACCTATTGACTTCTACAAGGACATATTTGGAAAGGGAAGGTGGCTGTTCCTGTTTGCACACCCAGCTGACTTCACGCCAGTATGTACTACCGAGTTCGTCGGCTTCAACAAGGTCTACGACGAGTTCGACAGGATGGGAGTCCAGCTAATGGGACTTAGCGTGGACAGCATCTACTCCCACATAGCTTGGCTCAACGACATTGAACAGAGGTATGGCGAAAGGATAAAGTTCCCCGTAATTGCCGACCCCGACAAGAAGCTGGCTAGGCTACTTGACTTAGTGGACGAGAGTTCCGGAGTAACTGTTAGGGGAGTGTTCATAGTTGACCCAACAGGGACAATAAGGTTCCTGGCGCAGTATCCAATCGAAGCTGGTAGAAAGATTGAGGAGATGGTAAGGATAACTAAGGCAGTCATGGTAGCCTACAAGGCTAAGGTGGCCACACCGGCAGACTGGGAGCCAGGCAAGGAAGTAGTGATAGGAGCACCTACTACCCTAGATGAGGCACAGTTCAGGATAAAGATGCCTAACGCTAAGGCGTGGTACCTAGTGTTTAAGAAGTACGAGGAACTGCCTCAAGATCAAAGAGTCTGA
- a CDS encoding metallophosphoesterase family protein, translated as MLIGAISDIHSPRYLNDFFVAFRYLPEVELVLLAGDLTEKGNYLHFDPVYNALKKFKVVATFGNEDFVEYREKFREKYPEVIWLEDQKVELGGITVVGSEGVIEKPTFYQRLKSFDESFYIKRKEKIEELLCSSSGFKILLTHYATTFATVYGEKRFAYPGLGYNLLEEVKCLPHVSVHGHAHYAKVTYAVVRGVKVYNVALPANKKFTIIRIDETEVDGEEKPKNKIN; from the coding sequence ATGCTAATTGGCGCAATATCCGACATTCATTCCCCTAGGTACCTAAATGACTTCTTCGTCGCATTCAGGTACCTCCCAGAGGTAGAGCTAGTCCTCCTAGCTGGTGACCTGACGGAAAAGGGAAACTACCTCCACTTCGACCCAGTGTATAACGCGCTAAAGAAGTTCAAGGTAGTGGCTACCTTTGGAAACGAGGACTTCGTAGAGTACAGGGAGAAGTTCAGGGAAAAGTACCCAGAAGTGATATGGCTAGAGGACCAGAAGGTGGAGCTTGGAGGGATCACCGTGGTCGGGAGCGAGGGGGTAATAGAGAAGCCCACCTTTTACCAAAGGCTTAAGAGCTTCGACGAGTCCTTCTATATCAAGAGGAAGGAAAAGATCGAGGAGTTACTGTGTTCCTCCAGTGGTTTTAAGATCCTCCTCACGCATTACGCCACCACCTTCGCTACGGTCTACGGGGAGAAGAGGTTCGCCTACCCTGGTCTTGGTTACAACTTGTTGGAAGAGGTTAAGTGCCTCCCTCACGTCTCCGTTCACGGCCACGCTCACTACGCCAAGGTTACTTACGCGGTGGTCAGAGGAGTAAAGGTTTACAACGTGGCGTTACCTGCCAACAAGAAATTTACGATAATAAGGATTGACGAAACAGAAGTAGACGGAGAGGAGAAACCTAAAAACAAAATAAATTGA
- a CDS encoding DUF763 domain-containing protein: protein MEIEGIADLPLHTGKVPEWLVPIMRRLAKAIIDVMVVEWGPEKVLERLSNPLWFQGFNNAIAMDWDSSGSTTVTMGILKDVVDPREEGFAVLGGKGSNALKVPEEAVALSKVYDVDPEEIARMSRLIAKVDTTLIQDGHQLYHHSLAVTERGYWIVIQQGMNLETRFARRYHWKKTENFTSSPHEAISGTKGIAVNVVEKEKASTRKLVLDLLRENPKRLVEDYLRAFSALRGQSTLDAWTKGGTMAAISREAKLIYMKPVDVKRVRQVLENVYSQQPDSLEEALLQGVGPSTARALYLIADLIYREPPSYNDPVTTPYDPFKYAFAIGGKDGIPYPVNVKVAEEVITTLEDFVNRARLDKKDKSLSLNKIREIKLGVKERT from the coding sequence ATGGAAATTGAGGGTATAGCTGACTTACCTCTACACACTGGGAAGGTTCCGGAGTGGCTAGTGCCAATAATGAGGAGGTTGGCAAAGGCAATAATAGACGTCATGGTGGTGGAGTGGGGCCCAGAGAAAGTACTGGAGAGGCTCTCGAACCCGCTCTGGTTCCAGGGATTCAACAACGCCATAGCGATGGACTGGGACTCCTCAGGCTCTACGACCGTAACGATGGGCATCCTAAAGGACGTAGTGGATCCCAGGGAAGAGGGTTTCGCAGTGCTTGGAGGGAAGGGGAGCAACGCCCTTAAAGTGCCCGAGGAGGCGGTAGCCCTGTCCAAGGTATACGACGTAGACCCTGAGGAGATAGCCAGGATGAGCAGGCTTATCGCCAAGGTAGACACGACCTTGATCCAGGACGGCCACCAGCTCTACCACCACTCCTTAGCCGTGACAGAGAGGGGTTACTGGATTGTGATCCAGCAGGGCATGAACTTGGAGACGAGGTTTGCCAGGAGGTACCACTGGAAGAAGACTGAGAACTTCACCTCTTCCCCCCACGAGGCAATCTCCGGGACAAAGGGAATAGCTGTAAACGTAGTTGAGAAGGAAAAGGCGAGCACTAGGAAACTAGTGCTTGACCTCCTTAGGGAGAACCCGAAGCGCTTAGTAGAGGACTACTTGAGAGCGTTCTCGGCGTTGAGGGGACAGTCCACCTTGGACGCGTGGACAAAGGGGGGTACGATGGCGGCAATCTCTAGGGAGGCAAAGTTAATATACATGAAGCCAGTCGACGTGAAAAGGGTTAGGCAAGTGCTCGAAAACGTCTACAGCCAACAGCCAGACAGCCTAGAGGAGGCCCTGCTACAGGGAGTAGGGCCCTCGACCGCTAGGGCCCTCTACTTGATCGCCGACCTAATCTACAGGGAACCTCCTTCCTATAACGACCCGGTTACCACCCCCTACGATCCCTTCAAGTACGCGTTCGCCATAGGCGGAAAGGACGGAATCCCTTACCCCGTCAACGTAAAGGTTGCAGAGGAGGTCATAACGACGCTGGAGGACTTCGTCAACAGGGCGAGACTGGATAAAAAAGATAAAAGCCTATCTTTGAATAAAATAAGGGAAATTAAGCTTGGAGTTAAGGAAAGGACTTGA
- a CDS encoding citrate synthase/methylcitrate synthase, with product MELRKGLEDIAVKETSITYIDGELGRLYYRGYSIFDLAEFSNFEETAYLIWYGKLPNREELGEIREKLASKRELPPSVTKYLMEIKKDSNPMDVLRTAVSMLGVDDTDSSSIMEKSISIASKIPTIIAYFLRLRRGKDIVHPDESLSHAENFYYMVNGKRPSDLESKTMNVALILHMDHEMNASTFACLVVASTLSDIYSSVVAGISALKGPLHGGANSEALKQFMEIGDKEKAEEYVLSKLAKGERLMGFGHRIYKTYDPRAKILKGYAEGVTKEKGIYNLYEVAQKVEEVGVKYLGSKGIYPNVDFYSGLVFYSLGFDADMFPTVFASARVVGWTAHVIEYLKNNRLIRPKAIYVGEIGRKYVPIDDRQ from the coding sequence TTGGAGTTAAGGAAAGGACTTGAGGACATAGCAGTAAAGGAGACCAGCATAACCTACATTGACGGCGAACTGGGGAGGCTTTACTACAGGGGGTACTCCATTTTCGACTTGGCGGAGTTCTCCAACTTCGAGGAGACCGCCTACCTAATATGGTACGGAAAGCTTCCTAACAGGGAAGAGCTCGGGGAAATAAGGGAGAAGCTCGCCTCCAAGAGGGAGCTACCTCCTTCTGTGACGAAGTACCTCATGGAGATAAAAAAGGACAGCAACCCCATGGACGTCCTCAGGACGGCGGTAAGCATGTTAGGCGTGGATGACACCGATAGCTCGAGCATCATGGAGAAGTCCATATCTATAGCCTCAAAGATACCGACTATCATAGCCTATTTCTTGAGGTTGAGGCGGGGTAAAGACATTGTCCACCCTGACGAGTCCCTCTCACACGCCGAAAACTTCTACTACATGGTGAACGGAAAGAGGCCCAGCGATCTGGAGAGCAAGACCATGAACGTAGCACTCATCCTGCACATGGACCACGAGATGAACGCCTCCACCTTCGCGTGTCTCGTTGTGGCCTCCACCTTGTCCGACATATACTCGTCTGTTGTAGCTGGGATTTCGGCGCTCAAGGGTCCCCTCCACGGCGGGGCAAATAGCGAGGCACTAAAACAGTTCATGGAGATAGGCGACAAGGAGAAGGCCGAGGAGTACGTCCTCAGCAAGCTGGCAAAGGGTGAGAGGCTGATGGGCTTCGGCCACAGGATCTACAAGACCTACGACCCGAGGGCAAAGATACTGAAGGGGTACGCTGAAGGCGTAACCAAGGAAAAGGGGATCTACAACTTGTACGAAGTGGCCCAGAAGGTCGAAGAAGTAGGCGTTAAGTATTTGGGGAGCAAGGGGATATACCCAAACGTTGACTTCTACTCTGGCCTAGTGTTCTACTCCCTAGGCTTTGACGCTGACATGTTCCCCACGGTATTTGCCTCAGCTAGGGTCGTGGGATGGACGGCCCACGTAATAGAGTACCTCAAGAACAACAGGCTAATTAGGCCAAAGGCTATCTACGTTGGCGAGATAGGCAGGAAGTACGTCCCAATAGACGATAGGCAATGA
- a CDS encoding DUF47 family protein → MIKLTLNKEQILFSKVLQIAENIKDGTNRLTSLYENVFRRNYNDALAEMVRIKGVYERIALIREEVVSMIYGEAFLPDFKESMMMLTQSLYETMKAIKDSGRAISSRRPDEKLCSALQSNIMIYLSTINDASEKLVTMISLLQKDVGEAVKIGKEIQLLERNGDDIKDALIQRLYEIEKDSDIISILQMKDVIIFLDDILDSMEESSLSIETLYATLKA, encoded by the coding sequence GTGATCAAACTAACCCTAAATAAAGAACAAATACTGTTCTCCAAGGTACTGCAGATAGCGGAGAACATAAAAGACGGGACCAACAGGCTGACCTCGCTTTACGAGAACGTATTCCGCAGGAACTACAACGATGCCCTAGCTGAAATGGTTAGGATCAAGGGGGTCTACGAGAGGATAGCCCTCATTAGGGAAGAGGTGGTCTCCATGATCTACGGTGAGGCCTTCCTGCCGGACTTCAAGGAGTCCATGATGATGTTGACCCAGTCCCTTTACGAGACCATGAAGGCAATAAAGGACTCCGGAAGGGCAATATCGTCCAGGAGGCCTGACGAGAAGCTCTGCTCTGCCCTCCAAAGCAACATAATGATCTACCTCTCCACGATAAACGACGCGTCCGAAAAGCTCGTCACCATGATCTCGTTGCTCCAGAAGGACGTGGGAGAGGCAGTAAAAATAGGGAAGGAGATACAGCTATTGGAAAGGAACGGGGACGACATAAAGGACGCATTGATACAGAGGTTATACGAGATAGAGAAGGACAGCGATATAATCAGCATCCTACAGATGAAGGACGTGATAATATTCCTCGACGACATCTTGGACAGCATGGAGGAGAGCTCCTTGTCTATAGAGACCTTGTACGCAACGCTAAAGGCCTAG
- a CDS encoding inorganic phosphate transporter family protein, translating to MFISLLIFVVGLISSFIVGGNNSATALGILVSTNALKRKYSYLISAVSIFLGTAVGSYTMASSIYGEIGGPELLGEITVFSALFASIVAFYYLNKAGIPSSLSQMIYPSLAVIVLVSRDLNFNWFKFWFTVVSWGFSPLLAIAFSLAMYFTLSRIVRKEKNLLREMRIYKVLIIFSSVFTSFVTGANAIGIIVSAGLVAFPYYVVAPLYALAAALGIYFSSKKASIVVGFRVTKLGYVSATSALLGSDVISEVFTVLGVPISITQTTMGGIIGLSFRSFGYDVRRQLKQVAKGWGTSPFIAIIASLAAFGVIKSILGL from the coding sequence ATGTTCATTAGCCTCCTTATATTCGTCGTAGGACTAATCTCGTCCTTCATTGTCGGGGGCAACAACTCCGCAACGGCACTAGGTATACTGGTGTCCACTAATGCACTGAAGAGGAAGTACTCCTACCTAATCAGCGCCGTGAGCATCTTCTTGGGTACTGCCGTTGGCAGCTACACTATGGCGTCCTCAATTTACGGCGAGATTGGAGGGCCTGAGCTGTTGGGGGAGATAACAGTCTTCTCAGCCCTCTTTGCGTCAATAGTAGCCTTCTACTACTTAAACAAGGCTGGTATCCCCTCTTCCCTAAGCCAAATGATATACCCTTCTCTGGCAGTTATTGTACTGGTGTCTAGGGATCTGAACTTCAACTGGTTCAAGTTCTGGTTTACCGTGGTTTCCTGGGGCTTCTCACCCCTCCTTGCCATAGCGTTTTCCCTGGCCATGTACTTCACCCTAAGCAGGATAGTGAGAAAGGAGAAGAACCTACTGAGGGAGATGAGGATATACAAGGTTCTCATAATCTTCTCGTCAGTGTTCACCTCCTTTGTGACGGGGGCAAACGCCATAGGCATCATAGTCTCTGCAGGGTTAGTTGCATTTCCATACTACGTGGTAGCTCCACTTTACGCCCTTGCGGCGGCTCTGGGCATATACTTCAGCTCCAAAAAGGCATCTATAGTCGTGGGGTTCAGAGTGACAAAGCTGGGCTACGTTAGCGCTACCTCAGCCCTGCTTGGAAGCGACGTTATATCCGAGGTATTCACCGTCCTCGGCGTGCCCATATCCATAACTCAGACCACCATGGGAGGGATAATAGGCCTCAGCTTTAGGAGCTTCGGCTACGACGTGAGGAGGCAGTTAAAGCAAGTGGCTAAGGGGTGGGGGACTTCCCCCTTTATCGCCATCATAGCTTCATTAGCAGCCTTTGGGGTCATAAAAAGTATACTAGGCCTTTAG
- a CDS encoding ribbon-helix-helix domain-containing protein: MDAVKKLPGGIIELDISQTVTISFKLEEELLEKIDSLVKELGYQNRSDLIRDAIYEYIRYLDSKGTR; the protein is encoded by the coding sequence ATGGACGCCGTAAAGAAGTTGCCCGGCGGTATTATTGAACTGGACATAAGTCAAACCGTAACAATATCCTTCAAGTTAGAGGAAGAGCTTTTAGAAAAGATAGATAGCCTAGTGAAAGAGTTGGGCTACCAAAACAGGAGCGACCTAATCAGGGACGCAATCTACGAGTACATAAGATACCTAGACTCAAAAGGTACAAGGTAA
- a CDS encoding DEAD/DEAH box helicase: MEFLPVDQLNVDQRVIEVIKSRGITKLNPVQSEAVRSGLLEGRRLLVTTPTGSGKTLIAELGMISRILDEGGKAVYVTPLRALTSEKFATLKHWERLGLKVEMSSGDYDTDDEWLRDYDVIVTTYEKLDSLWRHRPSWLKEVTYYVLDELHYLNDSERGPVVESVAVRAKKRNLLALSATVSNYKEIASWLNAEPIATNWRPVPLKEGIILEDKKGCTVIFQDNTVLTLRGNDAITSYTLHVVKNGGQVLVFRNSRKTAETTAKKLAVAMEEVDLNDKELLEVSRRFKEVEDGGEGERELLSELALRGVAFHHAGLSKGLRDVIEASFRERKLKVIVATPTLAAGVNLPARVVIVGDIYRFNRKLIGYKEEISVMEYKQMSGRAGRPGFDDYGESLIVVRDRKNVERVMKKYVLSDPEPIESKLGNESSFYKFVLGILASEGALSEEELMDFVDQTLLDKEIARSYFQSGVKWLKENGFIEGEDKLRLTTFGRRVSDLYVNPFTAKIVRDYLSGSEVGCNLAYLHLLAYTPDGPSMGVSKSEKDRLLDEVYCPLFVDEPEDNDEFYNYLSAIKVALIMSDWIDEVDEDVILQRYQIGSGDLRNLVETMDWLSYSGYHIAKVIGREDHYDNLLTLNKRVKDGIKEELIPLVQIPGVGRKRARLLYSNGIKRPEDVVMNVEKVKGLLGQKIGEKVAKEAARIIAGVR, from the coding sequence GTGGAGTTTCTGCCCGTTGACCAGCTTAACGTAGACCAGAGGGTAATTGAGGTAATCAAGTCCAGGGGGATAACTAAGCTAAACCCTGTCCAGTCAGAGGCAGTTAGGAGTGGGCTCTTAGAGGGAAGGAGGCTCCTCGTGACGACCCCCACGGGCTCCGGTAAGACGCTGATAGCGGAGCTCGGGATGATAAGCAGGATCTTGGACGAGGGAGGAAAGGCCGTATACGTGACTCCCTTGAGGGCCCTTACCTCGGAGAAGTTTGCGACGCTCAAGCACTGGGAGAGATTGGGCTTGAAGGTGGAGATGTCCTCTGGCGACTATGACACAGACGACGAGTGGTTAAGGGACTACGACGTCATCGTGACCACCTACGAGAAGTTGGACTCGCTTTGGAGGCATAGGCCCAGTTGGTTAAAGGAGGTCACCTATTACGTCCTGGACGAACTACACTACCTCAACGACTCCGAGAGGGGGCCGGTCGTGGAGAGCGTCGCAGTTAGGGCAAAGAAGAGGAACCTACTGGCCTTGAGCGCTACGGTGAGCAACTACAAGGAAATAGCGTCGTGGCTCAACGCCGAGCCCATAGCTACCAACTGGAGGCCCGTCCCCTTAAAGGAGGGGATAATCCTGGAGGACAAGAAGGGGTGCACAGTTATCTTCCAAGACAACACTGTGCTCACTTTGAGGGGGAACGACGCCATAACCTCCTATACCCTTCACGTAGTTAAGAACGGGGGACAAGTGTTGGTGTTCAGGAACTCTAGGAAGACCGCTGAGACCACGGCTAAGAAGCTAGCAGTTGCCATGGAGGAAGTGGACCTCAACGATAAGGAGCTCCTGGAGGTCTCAAGGAGGTTTAAGGAGGTCGAGGACGGCGGAGAAGGTGAGAGGGAACTGCTGAGCGAACTGGCGCTGAGGGGAGTTGCGTTTCACCACGCTGGTCTGTCCAAGGGACTAAGGGACGTGATAGAGGCCTCTTTCAGGGAGAGGAAGCTGAAGGTCATCGTAGCCACCCCTACCCTGGCAGCTGGAGTTAACTTGCCCGCTAGGGTCGTCATAGTGGGGGACATCTACCGTTTTAACAGGAAGCTGATTGGCTACAAAGAGGAGATATCTGTGATGGAGTACAAGCAGATGAGCGGGAGGGCGGGGAGACCGGGGTTCGACGACTACGGCGAGTCGCTCATAGTCGTGAGGGACAGGAAGAACGTAGAGAGGGTAATGAAGAAGTACGTACTTTCAGACCCAGAGCCCATAGAGTCTAAGCTGGGCAACGAGTCCTCCTTCTACAAGTTCGTTCTCGGGATCCTGGCCAGCGAGGGGGCCTTAAGCGAAGAGGAGCTGATGGACTTCGTAGACCAGACGCTCTTGGACAAGGAGATAGCGAGGAGCTACTTCCAATCGGGCGTCAAGTGGCTCAAGGAGAACGGCTTCATAGAGGGTGAGGACAAGCTGAGGTTGACCACCTTTGGTAGGAGGGTCTCAGACCTCTACGTCAACCCGTTCACCGCTAAGATTGTGAGGGACTACTTAAGCGGGTCGGAGGTCGGCTGTAACTTGGCTTACCTCCACCTCTTGGCCTACACTCCAGATGGCCCCTCAATGGGTGTCTCAAAGAGCGAGAAGGACAGGCTATTGGACGAAGTGTATTGTCCCCTATTCGTGGACGAGCCAGAGGACAACGACGAGTTCTACAACTACTTGTCTGCCATTAAGGTGGCGTTGATAATGAGCGATTGGATTGACGAAGTGGACGAGGACGTCATACTTCAACGCTACCAGATAGGCTCTGGAGACTTGAGGAACTTAGTAGAGACCATGGACTGGTTGAGCTACAGCGGTTACCACATCGCCAAGGTCATAGGCAGGGAAGACCACTACGACAATCTATTGACCTTAAACAAGAGAGTGAAGGACGGGATCAAGGAGGAGCTAATACCCCTAGTGCAGATACCCGGCGTGGGTAGGAAGAGGGCTAGGCTCCTTTACAGCAACGGCATAAAGAGACCAGAAGACGTGGTCATGAACGTGGAGAAAGTAAAGGGGTTATTGGGACAGAAGATTGGTGAGAAGGTTGCAAAGGAGGCTGCAAGAATTATTGCTGGAGTACGTTAA
- a CDS encoding acyl-CoA carboxylase subunit beta, producing the protein MAVSSEKSGLDKLVEQLRELKAKAYQGGGEERIKAQHQKGKLTARERLALLFDEGSFNEVMTFATTKATEFGLDKNRVYGDGVVTGWGKVEGRTVFAYAQDFTSIGGTLGETHAAKIGKVYELALKVGAPVVGINDSGGARIQEGAVALEGYGLVFKYNVWASGVIPQITIMAGPAAGGAVYSPALTDFIIMIKGDAYYMFVTGPEITKVVLGEEVTFQDLGGAVVHATKSGVVHFLAESEQEALQITKRLLSYLPSNNMEEPPYMDTGDPADRDVSGVEQVMPTDSAKPFDMKEIIYRIVDNGEFLEVHKHWAQNIVVGFARIAGNVVGIVANNSNVLGGSIDVDAADKAARFIRFCDAFNIPLISIVDTPGYVPGTEQEYKGIIRHGAKMLYAFAEATVPKVTVIVRKSYGGAHIAMSIKSLGADLVYAWPTAEIAVTGPEGAVRILYRREIQNSPNSDELIKQKIEEYRRLFANPYWAAEKGIIDDVIEPKDTRRVIVNALSMLKNKREYRPPKKHGNIPL; encoded by the coding sequence ATGGCAGTCTCGTCTGAAAAAAGTGGTCTTGACAAGTTAGTGGAACAGTTAAGGGAACTTAAGGCAAAGGCATACCAAGGTGGAGGAGAGGAGAGGATCAAGGCGCAACACCAGAAAGGGAAGCTGACCGCTAGGGAGAGGCTGGCCCTGCTTTTCGACGAGGGGTCTTTTAACGAAGTTATGACCTTTGCCACTACTAAGGCAACGGAGTTCGGCCTTGACAAGAACAGGGTCTACGGAGACGGAGTAGTGACGGGCTGGGGAAAAGTAGAAGGAAGAACCGTGTTCGCCTACGCCCAAGACTTTACGTCTATAGGAGGGACGCTGGGAGAGACACACGCAGCGAAGATAGGTAAGGTTTACGAACTCGCGTTGAAGGTAGGGGCTCCAGTGGTTGGCATTAACGACTCGGGCGGCGCCAGGATCCAGGAGGGAGCTGTGGCGCTTGAGGGCTACGGTCTTGTGTTCAAGTACAACGTATGGGCCTCTGGCGTCATACCGCAGATAACCATCATGGCCGGTCCAGCTGCAGGAGGAGCTGTGTACTCTCCTGCGCTTACTGACTTCATAATCATGATCAAGGGAGACGCGTACTACATGTTTGTGACGGGGCCTGAGATAACTAAGGTAGTCCTAGGAGAGGAAGTGACGTTCCAAGACCTAGGAGGCGCAGTCGTTCACGCTACTAAGTCCGGCGTGGTGCACTTCCTCGCAGAAAGCGAGCAGGAGGCATTACAGATAACAAAGAGGCTCCTTTCATACTTGCCCTCCAACAACATGGAGGAGCCTCCATACATGGACACGGGAGACCCAGCCGACAGGGACGTCAGTGGCGTAGAACAGGTAATGCCGACGGACTCAGCCAAACCCTTTGACATGAAGGAGATCATCTACAGGATAGTGGACAACGGCGAGTTCCTGGAAGTGCACAAGCACTGGGCCCAGAACATAGTTGTGGGCTTTGCAAGGATAGCCGGGAACGTCGTAGGTATTGTGGCCAACAACTCCAACGTGCTCGGAGGGTCTATTGACGTGGATGCCGCAGACAAGGCTGCAAGGTTCATCAGGTTCTGCGACGCCTTCAACATACCGCTAATTAGCATCGTGGACACTCCAGGCTACGTGCCCGGGACGGAGCAGGAGTACAAGGGGATAATAAGGCACGGGGCAAAGATGTTGTACGCCTTTGCGGAAGCAACAGTGCCAAAGGTCACGGTAATAGTGAGGAAGTCCTACGGTGGAGCCCACATAGCTATGAGCATCAAGAGCTTGGGAGCAGACCTAGTGTACGCGTGGCCTACAGCGGAAATCGCTGTAACGGGACCAGAGGGAGCAGTGAGGATCTTGTACAGGAGGGAGATCCAGAACTCCCCCAACTCAGACGAGTTAATAAAGCAGAAGATCGAGGAGTACAGAAGGCTGTTTGCCAACCCCTACTGGGCAGCAGAGAAGGGAATAATAGACGACGTGATTGAGCCAAAGGACACCAGGAGAGTAATAGTAAACGCGTTAAGCATGCTGAAGAACAAGAGGGAGTACAGACCGCCGAAGAAGCACGGGAACATCCCGCTTTAA
- a CDS encoding biotin/lipoyl-binding protein: MKLYRAYLDTGDTYLLAVDSKGDKSVVKTETNEFTIEYLGKGTRENEYLFKVNGAVHRVYVDNGYVLVDDASVLRLERLTELPTKEGESIEELIKGREGEVISPLQGRVVTIRVKEGDAVNKGQPLLAIEAMKSETIISAPVAGIVGKILVKQGQGVKKGDVLLIIK, from the coding sequence ATGAAGCTGTATAGGGCTTACCTAGATACAGGAGACACATACTTGCTTGCCGTAGACTCAAAGGGAGATAAGAGCGTTGTAAAGACAGAGACAAATGAGTTCACAATAGAGTACCTAGGCAAGGGAACGAGGGAGAACGAGTACTTGTTTAAGGTCAACGGGGCAGTCCACAGGGTTTATGTGGACAATGGCTACGTTCTAGTGGACGACGCGAGCGTCCTAAGGCTAGAGAGGCTAACAGAGTTGCCCACAAAAGAGGGCGAGTCGATAGAGGAGTTGATCAAGGGCAGAGAAGGCGAAGTGATATCTCCATTACAAGGCAGGGTAGTCACGATAAGGGTCAAGGAAGGTGACGCAGTGAACAAGGGACAGCCGCTACTGGCCATTGAGGCAATGAAGTCCGAGACCATCATTTCAGCCCCAGTAGCGGGGATAGTGGGGAAAATCCTTGTAAAGCAAGGACAAGGAGTCAAGAAGGGAGACGTGCTCCTGATAATTAAGTGA